A single region of the Streptomyces sp. NBC_01803 genome encodes:
- a CDS encoding PIG-L family deacetylase codes for MNALPLTLMAVHAHPDDEATGTGGVLARYAAEGMRTVLVTCTDGGCGDGPGGVKPGDPGHDGAAVALMRRQELEASCEVLRISHLETLDYADSGMMGWPTNDAPGSFWRTPVEEGAARLAELMRRYRPDVVVTYDENGFYGHPDHIQANRVTMAALAMTALTPKVYWTTAPRSMMQRFGEVMREFGGQEPDPAEAAAMAEIGLPDEEVTTWVDTTAFGGQKFDALAAHASQGENIFFLRMGRERFTELMGVETFVRVRDTTGAAVPENDLFAGLR; via the coding sequence ATGAACGCCCTGCCCTTGACGCTCATGGCGGTACACGCCCACCCCGACGACGAGGCCACGGGAACGGGCGGTGTCCTCGCGCGGTACGCGGCGGAGGGCATGCGTACGGTCCTCGTGACGTGTACCGACGGCGGTTGTGGTGACGGACCCGGGGGCGTCAAGCCGGGCGATCCCGGGCACGATGGGGCGGCCGTGGCCTTGATGCGGCGGCAGGAACTCGAGGCGAGTTGTGAGGTCCTGAGAATCAGTCACCTGGAGACGCTGGACTACGCCGACTCCGGGATGATGGGCTGGCCGACCAATGATGCCCCGGGCTCCTTCTGGCGGACACCCGTGGAGGAGGGTGCTGCCCGACTCGCGGAACTCATGCGGCGCTACCGGCCCGATGTGGTGGTCACCTACGACGAGAACGGCTTCTACGGCCACCCCGACCACATCCAGGCCAACCGCGTCACGATGGCAGCGCTGGCGATGACCGCGCTGACACCGAAGGTGTACTGGACGACGGCGCCCCGCTCGATGATGCAGCGGTTCGGGGAGGTCATGCGCGAGTTCGGTGGGCAGGAACCGGATCCCGCCGAGGCCGCCGCGATGGCCGAGATCGGGCTTCCCGACGAGGAGGTCACCACCTGGGTGGACACCACCGCGTTCGGGGGCCAGAAGTTCGATGCGCTGGCCGCGCACGCCAGCCAGGGCGAGAACATCTTCTTCCTGAGGATGGGCCGGGAGAGGTTCACCGAGTTGATGGGCGTCGAGACCTTCGTCCGTGTCCGGGACACTACCGGCGCGGCCGTGCCCGAGAACGACCTCTTCGCCGGCCTGCGCTGA
- a CDS encoding (2Fe-2S) ferredoxin domain-containing protein yields MSRRSQKAASTRKPASPTVAVCRGCCCGTTRMVPRLDHAAQLVDLRTALAGVATVRSTDCLGVCERANVIVIQPSAEGREAGGRPVWLGQVNDPDAVADITAWVNDGGPGLAEAPEVLDLYAFAPSRRIRHELEE; encoded by the coding sequence GTGAGCCGCCGGAGCCAGAAGGCCGCCTCCACCCGCAAGCCGGCCAGCCCCACCGTCGCCGTCTGCCGCGGCTGCTGCTGCGGTACCACCAGAATGGTCCCCCGCCTGGACCACGCCGCCCAACTCGTCGACCTGCGCACCGCACTGGCCGGTGTGGCGACGGTGCGCAGTACCGACTGCCTGGGCGTCTGTGAGCGCGCCAACGTCATCGTCATCCAGCCCTCCGCCGAGGGCCGCGAGGCCGGAGGCCGCCCGGTCTGGCTCGGGCAGGTCAACGATCCGGATGCCGTGGCCGACATCACCGCGTGGGTGAACGACGGCGGCCCCGGCCTGGCCGAGGCACCCGAGGTCCTCGACCTCTACGCCTTCGCCCCGTCCCGCCGCATCCGGCACGAACTCGAGGAGTGA
- a CDS encoding (4Fe-4S)-binding protein, which produces MSAPPSDPGDGTWRPGSKRYEGAGISVSYESRLCLHQAEYIKGLPTVFDVERRPWIDAGAEPANDIAEVVRRCPSGALQYHLSGERDEEPSLPTQIQRHSDGSLHIRGDLQITTASHVRRETRVILCGCSLSTNQPFCDHGGRCAHQF; this is translated from the coding sequence ATGTCCGCGCCACCTTCTGATCCTGGGGATGGCACGTGGCGGCCCGGATCCAAACGCTACGAGGGTGCTGGTATCTCCGTCAGCTATGAGTCCCGGCTCTGCCTTCACCAGGCCGAGTACATCAAAGGCCTACCGACTGTCTTCGACGTCGAACGCAGGCCGTGGATCGATGCCGGCGCCGAGCCGGCCAACGACATAGCCGAAGTAGTGCGGCGCTGCCCCAGCGGAGCCCTGCAGTATCACCTGTCCGGGGAGCGCGATGAGGAACCGTCGCTGCCCACTCAGATACAGCGGCATTCGGACGGGAGCCTGCATATTCGGGGTGACCTGCAGATAACAACAGCGTCGCATGTCCGTCGTGAAACGAGGGTCATACTGTGCGGATGCAGCCTATCTACCAATCAGCCTTTCTGTGACCATGGTGGACGCTGTGCGCACCAGTTTTGA
- a CDS encoding ArsR/SmtB family transcription factor, with protein MGHGADDQYTATPRERLDAVGAADVAATLQALATPSRLRILARLQEGPCAVGELAEAVGMEPSACSHQLRLLRNLGLVAGERRGRSIVYTLYDHHVAELLDQALFHVEHLRLGLHDAPAHEAARTPAQQ; from the coding sequence ATGGGTCACGGAGCCGACGACCAGTACACCGCCACCCCCCGCGAACGCCTGGACGCGGTGGGGGCCGCCGACGTCGCCGCGACGCTTCAGGCCCTGGCCACACCTTCCCGGCTGCGGATCCTCGCCCGTCTCCAGGAAGGCCCCTGCGCGGTGGGAGAACTCGCCGAGGCCGTCGGCATGGAACCCTCCGCCTGCTCCCACCAGCTCCGCCTGCTGCGCAACCTCGGCCTGGTGGCCGGTGAACGACGGGGCCGCTCGATCGTGTACACCCTCTACGACCACCACGTCGCCGAACTCCTCGATCAGGCCCTCTTCCACGTCGAGCACCTGCGGCTCGGCCTGCACGACGCCCCCGCGCACGAGGCCGCGCGAACCCCGGCCCAGCAGTGA
- a CDS encoding GNAT family N-acetyltransferase → MSDSQTRTAQIIDNTEANRYEAFVDGELAGFAEYMRTKNLIAFVHTEVNAGYEGQGIGGALVRSSLDTARAAGLAVLPVCPFYTGWIARHPEYRELVYTNRSKVND, encoded by the coding sequence ATGAGTGACTCGCAGACGCGTACTGCACAGATCATCGACAATACAGAGGCAAACAGGTACGAAGCCTTCGTCGACGGTGAGCTTGCTGGTTTCGCCGAGTACATGCGCACCAAGAACCTCATCGCCTTTGTTCACACGGAGGTGAACGCGGGTTACGAAGGCCAGGGCATCGGTGGAGCGCTGGTCCGTTCCTCACTGGACACGGCACGTGCTGCCGGCCTCGCCGTGCTGCCCGTCTGCCCCTTCTACACGGGCTGGATCGCCCGGCACCCCGAATATCGGGAGCTCGTCTACACGAACAGAAGCAAAGTGAACGACTGA